In Daphnia pulicaria isolate SC F1-1A chromosome 9, SC_F0-13Bv2, whole genome shotgun sequence, the genomic stretch GCTAGTGTCACTGTTTACGAACAAACTATTGAACGTAAACTACAGCGCAATACAAGTTTGAGTGCTTCGCAAAAACGTACGTGTGCTAAACATTTGCAGCTACTTACCATCCAATCTTTAGACATTGTGATTTCAAATTAATAGTTCGAAACAGGGAAGGTTATAGAAAAAGAATCCTCCAAGGTTGGAAATCTAGCTTCGTCACACTTGGTTGCGTTTACAAGATGGACATGAACCAACTCAACGATGAGCAGAAAGCTGTTTTCAAGCAGGTAATATTCCGACTTTTCATCCAcgtattttcattttgtctaTTGAGAGCATCAACACGCAAAACAGGTTGAACCAGTGCTCGCATTAAGGAGCTTCAagcgaacaaaataaaaaatgtgtgaAAATGGTTAAAGCGGTCGGTTCATCAAACTCCCCCAAAAAGTAGACGGAATTTTTTAATCTAACGTATTGCAATCGAAATTTACATCCATTTTCGCACTAACTGagctagctaaatttcttataAATCTGGGATGATTATGGTTCGAATTTATTCCGTACAGTTTCGCGCGTCGGTTCAAGATTGCCAATTACCGGAATCGGACGACACTTATCTTTTGAGATGGCTAGTTGGTATCGTTATGAAAAATATAGTTAACAGATGTTTATCATGAATTTTAAGTGACAttattgttttcaatttcttacTCTATAGCTCGTAATTTCGATTTGGCAAAAGCTGAAAACATGCTCCGTAATGTAAGTGAAAAATAATCTTGAtcgaattctttgattttaaatttggcAATTAATTAGTTACCTTTTTCACCACAAAGTCTTTGGATTGGCGCCGAAAATATAAGGTTGACTTATTGAATGACGGCTATCAATCGCCGGAAGTGTTGACCAAATACTTTGCTGCTGGGCATTTGGGTGTGGACAAGTTTAAAAGTAACTTGCTACTTATCCGATACGGAATGATAGACATCAAAGGGGTGTTGCTTTCGTCCAAGAAGAAAGACTATGTAATGCACGTAGTCCAAATAGTCGAGAAAACTTTAGCAATGTTTAGAAAGGATCCAATGAAGTACAAGCGTTCACCCGATGCCATTTCTCAGGCATCTGTTATTGTAGACTTGGAAGGGTTCTCCATGAATCACGTGACATTTAAACCCGGTATAGTATTTCACAATATAACTATTAAGTTTgttcaaacaaataatttgcttgtttatttttctctgattTCCGTACGTTCCCGTAGCGCTGGATACGGCCATTCAGTTGGTCCAGATGTACGAATCCAACTATCCGGAATTGCTCCGGCGTGTTTTTATAATTAATGCGCCaaagattttttcaattctctatTCCATTGTGCTACCTTTTATGCACGAACGAACGaggaataaaattcaaatcttCAGTCACGATGCAAAACAGTGGAAGGCGGCCCTTTTGGCAGACATTGATCCCGATCAGCTTCCTGCTTCTTACGGAGGAACTATGACCGATCCTGATGGAAACCCAAACTGCATAACTAAggtatttcattttataactAGTCAATTTCAACTACTGGCTAAATTGACTGTAACATGCAGGTGAATATGGGCGGAGTAGTTCCCAACTCGTATTATTTCAACTGCAAGCCAGATACTAGAAATAAGAAGCCTTTGTCGATCTCAAGGGGATCGAAAGAACAGCTGGAATTTCAAGTTAATCAAGCTGCCACTGTCCTAAGGTAAAcctaaaatttcttttgtgtaAAAAGAGTGCGCAACTACAAAGTTAggtaattatattttaaaaaggtgGGATTTCCATTCGGAAGATAGCGATATCGCTTTTGCCGTGTATCGCAAACAAGGAAGCGAATTGATTCCGGTGGTCCCATACGATCGCGTGGATTGCGACTTGTCGGCTGAGGAGGGAGCAATTGATTGTTATGACACCGGTGTCTGTAAGTGTAAACTATTTGATTGGATGTTATTGTTTGTATACCGATCTTTAATTTTCTTCATCAGATATCGTGGAATTCGACaacagtttcagttacttccGCTCAAAGAAGATTTGGTATTCCATTACGATTGAATAGTAAAAGACAACAGTGGAATTTTGACATGGATTTGATATAATCCCTTAGAATTTTATCTTTgctatagtaaaaaaaaaagaaatggtaacGTGTTTACAGACTTTACTTCAAGATGCGTAGTAAAAAAGTAGATATGAATCTATCGTACTAACTTGCGGGACTTTTAACTCGTTAAAATAGAGTTACAGGTGGTATGCATGTTATCATGTTCTTTATCCAGTTTATCCATTATGTAGCATTCttaatcgaaaaaaaactCATCACTAAtaacctgaatttttttttttttcatatgaaTCTGTACGATTTTGTTATGATTTTTGACGAATGACATTGGCATGGAATGCCACtggatcaacaacaacaatatgtGTTGTTGGTTTCGCTAAGGGAGTTGAAGCTGTATCCTTAAAGTGAAAGTTGGGGTGAAAGGAACACGAATAATATTTTAGTTAGCTTCGAGCGCTTAATCGCGGAGTGAAATTCGGATAACTTTTACTGGGGTACGCGTATTGATGTCTATTCAGTATCCAAGCAACATTCGTCCCAGTTCTACCAGAAACTTGTTCTGTCTCAAGTCTGCTGCTAGTGCACTTTGaaaattatctttcattatctAACGTTTCCCATTCTACGCAACGGCGTGTTACATCTTAAAAAGTACGACCTTTAGCCTTTTTAGTGATTCCCCCAAAACATCTgcgctgtttttttattattggcttCAGTTGTTAGTGTAAACCGAACGGTCAGAGAGTACGACTCTGCTCGTTTGTACATTATTTGTACTAACTTTCCACTAAAATGGATCTCCGTCAGCTGAACGAGGACCAGAAAGTTGCTTTAAAACAGGTATTGTCACTTTAGTTTCTCTTTTCGTGTATATGTCTGTGCAGATTTGGAAtcaaagtgaaaacacaaaacagcTCAAGGATAGAAACCTATTCTCCAATCTAATTCAGCTGcataatttattttagattGTAATTCATCCTTATTTATGATTGCCGTATTTGATATTATTCACTTACTTTTGTCTTCATCTTTACAGTTCCGCGAAGCGGTCAAAGACTGCGACCTACCAGATTCGGACGACACCTACCTTCTGCGCTGGCTCATCGGTATTTAATCGCTAGATATTTCCAATAATGATCAAGTTAAAAGAATTCAATCCGTTACATTTGATCTATTTTAGCTCGTCAGTTTGACTTGGCCAAAGCTGAAAAGATGCTTCGGAATGTAAGTACAGATAAAATCTAAAGGAAGCCACAGATAATTATTCTTtgcatttcttaatttttccagaATTTGGAATCTCGTCGCTTCTATCAAATCAACCCGTGTCCAGAAAATTACGTTGCGCCAGAAGTGTTGGTCAAGTACTATCCTTGTGGCCAACTGGGCGTGGACAAATACAACAACTTTTTGATGCTTATTCGATTTGGATTGATTGACGTCAAGGGCCTCTTGCTTTCGGAAAAGCCGAGAGTTTGTTTGACATACATGTGTGAACAATTAGAGAAGGTTTACTTCCTGGCTAAAAAGGATCCCAAGAAATACAGGAGCTCCCCAACTGCCATCTCGCAGTCAACTATTATTATGGACATGGATGGATTCTCAATGCGTCACATTACTTACAAACCGGGTATGGTATCAACAATCCAACCTTTTCATTGACTTCATCCAATGAAATaattatcttttaaaaaaaataattgcgataatttttttaaatattttgtgcAGCCCTGGACACCACCGTTAAAGTGGTTCAAATCATCGAGGGAATGTACCCGGAAATGCTCTATCGTGTATACATCATCAACGCACCCaagattttttcggttttgtaTTCAATGATATTACCCTTCATTGACGAGCGAACTAGGAAAAAGATTCAGATTTTCAGTCACGATTCTAAACAATGGCAAGCGGCCATTCTAGAAGATGTCGCTCCCGAAGAGTTGCCCGTCATTTACGGTGGAACCAAGACCGATCCCGATGGAAATCCCAACTGCATCACGttggtaaattattttctaggGTCTTTGTCCATTTTCTAATTCTGAGTttaattctctttttaaaaatttcaggcAAATATGGGAGGAACCGTTCCAAAATCTTATTACATGAGTAACAAACTCGATATGAGCAATAAGAAGTCTTTGTCGGTTTCTAGAGGAGGTAAGGAGACACTGGAAATTCAAGTCAAAGAAGCCGGATCCATCCTTAAGTAAGTCGATTCCGCTTTCGTAACATAACTATATAAGCTACAAAGATAATATCATCCTAATTTTCCTCCCATATTAAGATGGGATTTTCATTCTGAAGACAACGATATCTCATTCGCCGTGTATCGGAAACAAGGCAGTGAATTGCTCCCCATCATTCCACCAAATCGGGTCGAGTGTGCCATGTCTGCCGAAGAAGGAGAAATATATTGTAACGAAACTGGAACTTGTAAGTGTAAATATTTCATCAAGTTCCTTTGACTTCTTAAAATTCATTGGCTATTCATTTTCCCCAGATGTAGTCGAATTCGACAACAGCTTCAGCTATTTCCGCTCTAAAAAGATTTGGTTCTCAGTTACGGTTGAATTGACATCGATAAACAAGGAAGAGTGATATGCACGGCTATCTACATCATCTACATAAAGTGCCATATTATTAGACAATGTGAGTCGAAAAAATTGGtggtcctttttttcatttttaacatttgataAAACAATCCTTGTAGACACTTATTAAATTGACTTAACTTGATTTAATTAaagtttattgaaaaatagCTTCATTTAAACAAAGACAATTGGTCATGCTCGAGTGAACTAGACTATCTAGGTGGTGTCCCCTATGTTATACTCCCCCCCACACTGAAATAAAATGTGATCACGATAAAAGGTATAGCaaaagttaataaaaaaacgacgCAATCAAACCATTGGAGAAAAACTTCGCAGAAAAAAGTGGCATCATTTTTTACGTTCGGTGATCAGTGACAGTGTGTACGTGAGTAGGGCTTACTAGAAGCagacaatttctgttgtcATACTGCAAAGTGACTAATACAGCTTCGGAAGCGGAATTTTGTCAATCTACAGCTTTTCATGgcataatattattattttttttgtactttttaaCGCTTTTTAAACAACTTCGCTCTTGCCGCCGAGGTTTAAAAACTGGCAGAGTGGCAGCATCGCTTAGCAGTTTCCACAAAAATTCGTCTGAAGTCTGCATTCTGCATGACTTCTTCAAAGTCATATTTAACGAGGTCCTGTCGCTTGTTTCTAATTCATTAGAAGACAAAGTCTACCGGAACATCAATAAGGTGAGAAGGTGCGTGAAATTGGCGTGTTTGTTAATTATCGACATTCTTGACATCTTGGTTTGTGCTTTTCTTAGGTCGCTCTCGGATCTGCTACTTGCCTACggtatttgttttattcaagTTTCTaacaccatttttttaaatcatttaaaaaatttgttgttatGCTGAACATTTTGTATTCATAGTTCACAGTCGGAGTTTAGCCGCTTGCTTCCCGCTCTGGCTCTTTGAAGTTTGCAGAGATGCCAGAGTCCCGGAGATGCGGACGTTTATTGCATATCTGCAAATGGCAATGTTGCCCGTTCTTTTCAAGATGGCGGCTGGCATTCGACACGAGAAACGACAGCGTTCAGGAGTGATGGCTTTTCCCGGCTGGTAAAATGTATTTTCGCTTTACGTTCTCCTATAAAACACCAGTTAAACTGTAAAAACCGATCTGATGTGAAATCTTTAGAGTCTAGCTTAGAGAGTTTTGGCTAGCTCTTCCTGAGATTAGGCAATGCGATTTTTCGAAGGAATTGTGCATGTCACATGTTTGGTGTGTATTCTAGTCCAGCATGCTAAATGATTGTAAGTAGTTAATAGGTCAGTCAACATACATTGAATTTCAATCCATTTGTTCTTTCCTTTGGTTGGTTGGGATAATTGTAAGCTGTTTTTAGGGAATTGTATGGTCTGTCTTCATGCTTTACCATTCCAtcacattttttcattttgtataaTGTTTCAAATAATCGACTTTTCACTGTTTCCTATAGATTCCTGACTGGAGATTTTTGTGGTGTTGTGGAAGTGTGGACTACAGAAGCAGATTGCTGATTCAAATGTGTTCTTGCATTTCTTCTGTCGTGGTAAATGTTAGCCTTTTCTAGATCATTACTTAgtctgttttcaatttttttcaattttttcctagCAAGCTTCTACATGTGCTGTACATTTACATTTGACTTCGATTACTTTAGGTTATTCACCACATAGTTAAACTTTACTCATGTCTTGGTGTAATTTTACACGTTAGATACTATCtgttcatctaagtaataagAAATTTGTCAAATAGGTTTCACAGCCAGGTGAAGTCTGACTTCAATGCTGTCTATTGTGCTCATGGTTTTGTTGCATCCAGCTGATGATTGGTGTGATGAGCTGCTGCATGCAGTCCATCGTGCTGGTGTGGTGAGCTGCTTCTATCCAGTATGTGGTGCTGGTGTTATCCTTAATTGTTGCCTCTAGATTACTTACACGATTTTGGATTGTGGTGTTTGTGGTTGTATAAATAGTAATGTTCATAAATAGTAAAAGTTATTGCAAACTGATATCATGGTTTACAAATTCCTATCTATGTAATAGTGTTTGGTTTTACGCTGGAGATTGCTTAGTGaaataacgaaaaataaataacatgaAGATTAATTTTGTAAGGAATTGCCTATATTGTCCcgcctccacccacaattcctccaCTTTTTACAAACATAACATGACATAATAAACACgtacacatatacacacacatacaattagttaacccgttggctgccacgccatacaa encodes the following:
- the LOC124313163 gene encoding SEC14-like protein 2; this encodes MDLRQLNEDQKVALKQFREAVKDCDLPDSDDTYLLRWLIARQFDLAKAEKMLRNNLESRRFYQINPCPENYVAPEVLVKYYPCGQLGVDKYNNFLMLIRFGLIDVKGLLLSEKPRVCLTYMCEQLEKVYFLAKKDPKKYRSSPTAISQSTIIMDMDGFSMRHITYKPALDTTVKVVQIIEGMYPEMLYRVYIINAPKIFSVLYSMILPFIDERTRKKIQIFSHDSKQWQAAILEDVAPEELPVIYGGTKTDPDGNPNCITLANMGGTVPKSYYMSNKLDMSNKKSLSVSRGGKETLEIQVKEAGSILKWDFHSEDNDISFAVYRKQGSELLPIIPPNRVECAMSAEEGEIYCNETGTYVVEFDNSFSYFRSKKIWFSVTVELTSINKEE
- the LOC124313174 gene encoding SEC14-like protein 2, which gives rise to MDMNQLNDEQKAVFKQFRASVQDCQLPESDDTYLLRWLVARNFDLAKAENMLRNSLDWRRKYKVDLLNDGYQSPEVLTKYFAAGHLGVDKFKSNLLLIRYGMIDIKGVLLSSKKKDYVMHVVQIVEKTLAMFRKDPMKYKRSPDAISQASVIVDLEGFSMNHVTFKPALDTAIQLVQMYESNYPELLRRVFIINAPKIFSILYSIVLPFMHERTRNKIQIFSHDAKQWKAALLADIDPDQLPASYGGTMTDPDGNPNCITKVNMGGVVPNSYYFNCKPDTRNKKPLSISRGSKEQLEFQVNQAATVLRWDFHSEDSDIAFAVYRKQGSELIPVVPYDRVDCDLSAEEGAIDCYDTGVYIVEFDNSFSYFRSKKIWYSITIE